GAGCCGGTCTTCTCGGCCAGCGCGTCGAGCACCTCGATGCCGGCGGCGATGACCTCGACGCCGATGCCGTCTGCGGGGATGGCCGCGATGGTGTAAGTCTTCGTCATCATCGATCTCCTTGAGCTTTGGAAAGGTTCAGCGGGCGACCGCGCCGGCGGGCTCGGCGCGCCGCCCGGCCCGGGCGACCACCAGGGTCAGGATGGCGGAGAGCACGAGCAGGCCCGCCACGAACATCAGGCCGCCGGAGAAGCTGCCGGTCCGGTCCCGGATCCAGCCGATCACCCAGGGGCCGACGAAGCCGCCGAGATTGCCGATCGCGTTGATGGTGGCGATCCCCACGGCCGCCGCCGAGCCGGACAGGAACATGGTCGGCATGGCCCAGAGAGGCGGCTTCGCGGCGCTGATCCCGACATTGACGAGGCTCAGCGCGGCGACGACCGCGAGCACGGAGGCGGCGCCCCCGGCCAGGATCAGGCCGACGGCCGCGGCGAGGCAGGCGATCACCACGTGCCACGTGCGCTCGCCGGTCCTGTCGGAATGACGCGCCCAGAGCACCATCGCCACCACCGCCACGGAGGGCGGCACGGCGTTGAGCAGGCCCACCGCCATCGTCGACAGGCCCAATCCCTTGATGATCTGTGGCGCCCAGATGCCCAGCGTGTAGAGGCCGGCTGAAGTGCCAAAATAGATGAGCGCGAGGGCCAGCACGCGCGGGTCGGAGAGTCCGCTCAGGAGACTGTGGCGGGCGCTCGTCTGTTTGCGGGCGCGCTCCGCCTCCATCTCGGCGACGAGCCACGCCCGCTGATCGGCGGCGAGCCACGTCGCCTTCTCGGGCCGGTCGGTCAGGTAGAACAGCACGACGACCCCGAGGATCACGGCGGGCACCGCCTCGACCAGGAACATCCACTGCCAGCCGTGCAGGCCGAGAAGCCCCTCCATCTCGAGGAGCAGGCTCGACAGGGGCGAGCCGAGCAGCACGGAGATCGGCGCCGCCGCCATGAACAGGGACACCACCGCGGCGCGGTAGCGGGCCGGGAACCAGTAGCTCAGGTAGAGGATGATGCCGGGAAAGAAGCCGGCCTCGGCGGCGCCGAGCAGGAAGCGCAGCACGTAGAAGCTCGTCTCGCCGGCGATGAAGGCGAAGGCTCCCGAGAGGAAGCCCCAGGTGATCATCACCCGGGCGATCCAGAGCCGCGCGCCGACCTTGTCGAGGATGATGTTCGAGGGGACCTCGAACAGGAAATATCCGAAGAAGAAGATCCCGGCCCCAAAGCCGAAGACTGTCGACGAGAAGCCGAGATCCTTGTTCATCGTCAATGCCGCGAAACCGATGTTCACGCGGTCGATGAAGGCGATGAAATAGAGGAGGCAGATGAAGGGTATCAACCGCCACGCGACGCGGCGCATCGTGGCCTGCTCGAGCGAGCCGTCCATCGCATCCTCCCAGTGCCGCGACGCGCTGCTGTTCCTTGCGCGCCATCTTCCATGCAAGATGAAATACAGGTACGGCCGATGAGGTGGGCTGTCAACGCGTGTTCCGCAGGGGCCCCGGACAGTGATAGGGCTGCCTTGCTAGGGGAGGGGTCGATGGCGCGGGCGCAGCCCAGCAAGGGTCAGGACGGGCAGGCGGGCGCCGACGAGGGTCAGAGACCCGCCTCCCTGGTCGACGCGGCTTACGCGGCGATGCGCGCCGCGATCCGGGACGCCAGCTTCACCCCGGGTTATCAGGCCTCCGAGCAGGAGATCGCCCTGCGGCTCGGCATGAGCCGGACCCCGGTCCACGAGGCGGCCATCCGTCTGCAGGAGGACGGGCTCGTGCGGGTCCTGCCCCGGAAGGGCATCCTGATCCTGGCGCTGGCGCCGGACGACATGCGCGAGATCTACGACGTCGTGATCGCGATGGATGGCCGGGCGGCGGAACTGGTCGCCGCGCTGCCGGACGACGCGCGCCATGCGGCCGCGCAGGTCCTCGACGGCCACACGGACGCAATGGCGGACGCGCACGCCAGCGGCGATCTCCTCGGCTGGGGTCAGGCGGACGGGGCGTTCCACGCCGCGCTGATCGAGCAGGCCCGGAACGGCCGCATGAGCCGGATCGTGCAGGCGATCAACGACCAGTCCCATCGGGCGCGGATGCTGACGCTCAACCTCCGCCGGGGTCTCGACGCCTCGATCGCGGAGCACCGGCGCATCGCCGGAGCGGTCCGCGCGGGCGATGCCGCCGAGGCCCTCGACGCCGCGCGCCAGCATCGCATCCGGGCCCGGAACGAGTTGCTGCCCCTCCTGAGCAGCTACGGCCTCAAGCACCTTTAGCGCAGATGCGATCCCTCCACCGCTTCATGTAACGTTTTGTGACAGCGGCCGGATTCGCGTTGCCGCCGCGTCGGCGGCGCCTATGCTCCAGCCATGCACGAAGGCACGACCATCGCCGTCGTCGAGGACGATCCCGACATCCGTACGCTGCTCGCCGGCTACCTGGAGGGCGAGGGCTTTCGCGTCGTCGCGCTCGACGGCGGCGCCAGCCTCGACCGGCTCCTGGCCTCCGGCACGCTCCCGGACCTGATCGTCCTCGACTGGATGCTGCCCGGCGAGGACGGGCTCTCGATCTGCCGGCGCCTGCGCGACGCGAACGGGCCGCCGGTGGTGATGCTCACTGCCAAGGACGAGGATATCGACCGGGTGCTCGGCCTGGAGATGGGCGCCGACGACTACGTCTCGAAGCCCTTCAATCCGCGGGTGCTGCTCGCCCGCATTCGCGCCGTCCTGCGCCGGGCCAACGGCGGAGGCTCTGCCGCCGAGCCCGGACCGGAAACGCTGAGCGTAGCCGACCTCGTCATCAACCTCGCCGCCCGCACCGTCACCACCGGAGCGCCGGCCACCGAGGTACCCCTCACCAGCGCCGAGTACGACCTGCTGCACTGCTTCGTCACGCGCCCGCAACGGGTGCTCTCGCGCGACCAGCTCCTCGACTGGACACGCGGGCGGACCGCCGACGCCTTCGATCGCACCATCGACGTCCAGGTCAGCCGCCTGCGGCACAGGCTCGACGCCGCCGGCAGCAGCGCCGCCGGCCTCCTCAAGACCGTGCGCAACGCGGGATATATCCTGGCGGCAGCGGTGAAGCCCGGAAGCCCGTGATGAGCCGCGTCGGCCTGCTCGGCCGGATCATGCTGCTTCTCCTGGGGGCGCTGTCGCTGCTCGTCCTCGCCACCGTGGGCGTCGACAGCTGGCAGCGGGGCCAGGAGATCTCGCCCTACAAGACGCCGTTTCCCCGCGTGGACCAGGCGGCGGGAATCATCTCGCTCCTGTCGGAGGCCGATCCGGCACAGCGGCCGGCGATCCTGAAGGCCGTGAGCGGCGAGGCGCTCGCCGTGGACATCGTCGACACGCCGCCCGACGAAACCACGCTGATCCGCGAGCCGCGTCTTGAGGCACGCCTGCGCCGCCTGACCAGCGAGCCGGCCAGCCAGGTCTCCGCGTTCACCCGCCCCGACATGCTGCGCCACGGCGTCAATGCGGCCGACGTGGCCCGGGCGGATGTCACGCGGCCCCAGGGCGGCCTGGCCCTGGCCAGCGCCCGGTTGCCGGACGGCCGGACCGTCGTCATCACGACGATCCGGAGCCATCGCTCGCTGATGCCCTGGCTGCTGGGTCAGCCGCTCAGCCTGTGGGTCGCGGCCCTCGGCGTGGCGGTGGCGGGCCTCGTCCTGGTCGGCGCCCGCCACGAACTTGCCCCGCTGCGGCGCCTCACGGATGCGGTCTCCCGCTTCGACGGCCACGTACCGGAGCGGGTGAGTGCTCCGCGCGGCGCCCCGGAGATCCGGCGTCTCGCGCGCGCGGTCCAGCACATGCAGGAGCGGATCGCCGGCCTCATGGCCGAGCGCTCGCTGCTGATCGGCGCAATCTCACACGACCTCAAGACCTACCTGACACGCCTGCGCCTGCGGGCCGAAGGGGTCGGCGAGGCGGTCGTGCGCGACCGGATCGTGTCTGATCTCGACGCCATGACCGACCTGATCGAGACGTCCCTCGGCTTCGCCCGCGGCACCGCCGTCCAGGCCACCCGGTCGGCGGTGGATCTCGCCGACCTCGTGGCCGTCGAGGTCGCCGAGCACGCCGCGCAGGGCGCCAACATCCGCATGACCGGCGAGGAGGTGCGGGACGCCACGGTGGCGGGGGATGCCGTCGCCCTGCGCCGGGTCGTCGCCAACCTCATCGGGAACGCCGTCAAGTTCGGTCGGACCTCGGTGGCGGTCGCGGTGCAGCGTGTTGGAGCGGTCTGCCAGATCGTCGTCGAGGATGACGGACCGGGGATCCCGGAGGCGGAGCGGTCGGCGGTGTTCAGCCCCTACTACCGGGTCGAGCGGTCCCGGAACCGCCAGACCGGCGGTACGGGCCTGGGCCTCGCGATCAGCCGGCAGATCGCCGAGGCGCATGGCGGCTCCGTGGTCGCCGAGGCGGGTGCGCGGGGCGGGGCGCGGCTCGTCCTGACGCTGCCGAGCCTGGCCTGACGGCTCGGGCGCACGCAACTCATCGTTACGGAACGTTACGATCCGGCGCCTGCCCGTCACACCCGGGCACAGCGCGCGGGCGAACCTCTGCTCACACGTCGCGGCTTCACGGGCCGGGGCAATTCTGAGAGCCCGACACCCCCTCACACGAGCAGAAGGAACTCATCGATGCTGAAGATATTCGCCCCGGCCGCGCTGCTCGCCGCGCTCGCGGTCCCGGCCTCGGCCCTGCCGCAAGTCCAGTACGCGGTGTCCGATGGACCGGGCGACGCGCAGATCATCCAGGTCTACGGCGGCTGCGGTCCCTACGCCCATCGTGGCCCCTACGGCGGCTGCCGCCCGGGCGGTCAGTGGGGCGGCTATGTCCGGGGCGTCTCCTGTCCGGCCGGCTTCCACATCGGGCCTTACGGCCGCCGCTGCTGGCCGAACTGAGCTCGATCCTGAGTCCGCTTCCCGTCCGGCAAGGGCCGGACATCCTTGGAGGAGATCATGATTCGCACGCTTGCCCTTCCCGTCGCGCTCGCGGCGGGCGTTCTGATGGCCGGCACGAGCGCCGAGGCGCGCGACGGGTGCGGCCCCGGCTTTCACCGCAATTTCTATGGATGGTGCCGGCCGAACGGCTTCTATCGTCCGTACGTGTTCGTCCCGGCCTACCGCCGGTTCGGCTACCGGTGGCATTACGGCTACCGTCACGGCTGGCACCGCGGCTTCGCGTGGCACCGCGGCTATCGCTGGGGCGGATTCCGCCACGTGGGTTGGCACGGTGGATGGCATCGGGGTTGGCACGGCGGCTGGCACCGCCGCTGGTGAAACCGCGCTGCCCGCCCGACGGCAGGAACCGCCCTATGGCAGGACCAAGCCCGACACCGCATAGGTCAGGGCGGCGACGAGGCCCGCGGCCGGCATCGTGATCACCCAGGCGACCACGATGCTCTGCGCCACGTTCCAGCGGACAGCGGAGACCCGGCGGGCCGCCCCGACCCCGACGATCGCCCCGGTGATCGTGTGGGTGGTGGAGACCGGGATGCCGAGGGCCGTCGCGGCGAACAGCGTGACGGCCCCGCCCGTCTCGGCGCAGAAGCCCTGCATGGGCGACAGGCGCGTGATCTTCGATCCCATCGTGTGGACGATGCGCCAGCCGCCTAGCAGAGTGCCGAGCGCCATGGCGGTCTGGCAGGACAGGACTACCCACAGGGGGACATGGAAGCTGCCACTCTCACCGTGCGCGTAGAGCAGGGCCGCGATGATGCCCATGGTCTTCTGGGCATCGTTGCCGCCGTGGCCCAGCGAGTAGAGCGAGGCCGAGACGAACTGCATCCCGCGGAACAGGCGGTCCACCGCGTAGGGCGTCGAGCGGACGAAGATCCACGACACCGCCAGCATCAGCAGCAGGCCGAGGGCGAAGCCCAGGGCCGGCGACAGCACGATGGCGGCGCTGGTGGCGATGACGCCGTGCCAGACGATGACGCCCACCCCCGCCTTGGCGATCCCGGCGCCCAGCAGGCCGCCGATGAGGGCGTGCGAGCTCGAGGAGGGGATCCCGGCGTACCACGTGATCAGGTTCCACGAGATGGCGCCGCCGAGCGCACCCAGGATCACCCGATCGTCGACCGCACCGACGTCGATGATGCCGGAGCCCACCGTGCCGGCCACGTGCAGGCCGAAGACCAGGAACGCCACGAAGTTGAAGAACGCCGCCCAGAATACCGCGTAGCGCGGCGCCAGGACGCGGGTCGACACGATGGTGGCGATGGAGTTCGCCGCATCGTGCAGCCCGTTCAGAAAGTCGAAGACCAGCGCCAGGGCGATGAGGATGACGAGGAACGTCACGCGTGCGGCCCGCGGCTCAGACGTGCTCGACCACGATGCTGCTGATCTGGTTCGCCACGTCCTCGAAGCGGTCCATGACTTTCTCCAGGTGATCGTACAGCTCGGACCCGACCAGGAAGGCCATGGGATCCCGGCCCGACGCCTTGAACAGGGTCTTCAGTCCGGCGTTATGCAGATCGTCCGCGCGGCCTTCCAGCTCGATGACGCGCTCGGTCAGGGTGTTCAGCGCGGCGGCGTTCTCGCCGAGCGAGCGCAGCTTCGGCAGCGCCTCGGCTGTGACCTGCGCGGCCTCCTGGATCACGGCCCCCATCTCGCGCATCGCGGGCTCGAAAGCCGTCACTTCGAAGAGCTGCACCGCTTTGGCGGTCTTGAGCATCTGGTCGATGGCATCGTCCAGGGAGCCGACCAGAGCCTGAATGTCGCCGCGGTCGAAGGGGGTGATGAAGGTCCGGCGCACCGCGAGGAGCGCGTCCCGCGTGATGGCGTCGGCTTCGTCCTCGCGCGCCGCGATGACCGCACACGCCGCCGGGACATCCTGCGTGCCGTCCAGCAGCGTCCTCAATGCCGCCGCGCCGTCGACAAGGGTGGCGGCGTGACGCTCGAAGAGATCGAAGAACCGATCCTCCTTCGGCATCAGGGCGCGGAACCAAGCCAGCATGTCGTGTCCGGGTCCAGAAATCGAGGTGGTGCCGGCAGACCGGCTTCCGGCAGGCACAACGGACCAAGGGCCCGGACCGATCCCGACGCGCCTGCTTCGACGGGATTCAGGCCGTCGCGGCGGACCGGCGGCTCACCGCAGGGGCAACAGGCCAAGACGCCGCGCGATGGGGACCGACCGACGCCAGCGGCGTTTGCGTCCGAAGACTCGGCGCGGATCCGGAAGCCGCGTGCCCGCGGCTACCCTGCGGACGACAGGTGCCTGTCGGCTGGCTCCGATCGCCACCAGAGCCGCCGCACTGATCAGCGCGACGAGTGCCGGGCCCAGGAACCAGCTCTCGAACATCGGCAACTCCCGGCCCGGAAAGACATCACACGTCGAAAACCGGCGACGATTGCGGCCAAATCTGGACAACGCCTAAGCTTCCCCCGGAACTCCAATAATGGGGCGATCTGAGCTGTGGACATCCGCGCAGACGGTGGTGCGGCGCCCGGCCGCCCTGCTTCCACGACGCGTCGCGCGAGCGTCGGGACTCGCCGGTCTCAGGACGGCGCGCCCGGCTGCGCAGCGGGTGTGCGATGCCGCACCGGACCCGCCAGGGAGCCGTCGCGAGTGGGCGGCGTCACGCATTCCCGCCGCGTTTCTGGTCTTTTCAGGCGGCGTTGATGCAGCCGCGCACGGCGCAAGCCGGTCGTCTCCGGGATGACCGAGGCGGCCTCGCAGCGGTGAGGTTAAGTATTCATTTACCCTCCAGGTGTCCCATCCGGGTTCACGGAGGCGGGAAGGGGAAGCGATGTCGAGCGAGACCAAGACGCCGCCTCAGGAGCCGATCCTGGAACTGTGGCGCATTGTGGCGCTCGCGCTGATCGTGGCGGCCGGCATGCTCTTCGTCCACCTGATCGTCCCCAACGAGGCCGACGCGTCCGCCGATCCGGTCGTGGCGAGCGCAACCGCCGGCAATCCCGGTCTTCGCTAGAGCAGGACATGGCGGACCGCACGATCGGGACATGCGATCGCGGCCGCCGTCACCGATGCCTGTCGGGCGCGCCGGTCACTTCACCGCGGCCTGATCCAATGCGGACGCGGCCGCCTTCAGATCGCGGCGCGCCTGCGCGATCGCCGTCGCCTTCTCGTCGCCCTGCGCATTCAGTGCTTCCAGGAAGGCCGTCCAGTCCGCGCGGGCGCTGTCCGGGATCTCTCCGTCGAGCCGTTTCCGAAGCTGGGCCACCCGCGCATCCGCGGTCGCGGCGGCCGGTGCGACCACATCGGCGTCGTAGACGCCAACCCCACAGGTCTGGCCACCAGCCTTGGTGTAGTACGTGGTCTTTGGCTCCTCCACCGTGCTGCCGGGCTTGGGAAACAGGTAGCGGATCACCGAAATCTGGCCCGGCACGGCGGACCCCATCATCGTCCGGATGAAATAGTTGCCGGTCCTGTCGTGCAGGTCCCGCACGTCGTGTCCCCTGAGGATCGGGTTCGGGTGGGCGCTCATCACGCCGTCGGGCCCGACACAGAACACGTAGGTGTCGGCGGTCCGAAACCCGCGCGCGCCGTCAGTGAAGTCGCGAAGCGCCTGCGCCTTGTCGGCCTTCAGGGCCCGCTCGACCCGGCCGAGCATCCAGGAAGCGAGTCCGTTCGGGCTCGGATCGTCGCAGGAAGTCGGCGCCTCGCCGTCACCGCACGCCAGAGCCGGCGAGATCGGTGACATCGCGAGGACCAGCACGGCCGCGAGCATCGAAGCTTTCAGGGTCATCGGCCCCTCTCGAATGCAGCACATTCGCCGAATCGGGACCATCAGAAACTGCACTTGCCCGATTGGCAAGCGCTGAAGACAGTTTTCGCTAGATCTTCAGCGGCATCCGTACCGCCGAATCGCTACTGCAGCGGCAGCGGGATCGCTTCGACGCCCACTTCGCCGATCCCGCGGGCCGCCAGGGCGGCCCGCAACGGGGCGTTGAGACAGCTACCCGCGGTAAACGCGCCGAGCGCCGAGCCGTGCCGACCGGCCTCGCGCGGAAGTGGCCCAATCAGCTGCACGACGCGCCGGGCGATCGCCGGTGCCGGATCGATCCAGGTCACCGGCCATGGAGCCAGGGCTTCAAGGCGCGGCAGCAGGAGGGGGTAGTGCGTGCAGGCGAGGCAGACCACGTCGGTGCGCCGCCCATCCGGTTCGGTCACGAAGCAGGGGGCGATCTCGGCCGCCAGGGCGGCATCGTCCACGGGTGCGCCGGCGAGTTCGGCCTCCGCGTAACCCGCGAGGTTCTGCGAGCCGACCCGGGTCACCGTGCAGGCGCCCGCGTAGGTGGCAATGAGATCCTGCGTGTAGGAGCGTGCCACCGTTCCGGGCGTGGCCAGGAGCGAGACGACCCGCGAGCGCGTCGCCGCCGCCGCAGGCTTGATCGGTGGCACGACGCCGACGAAGGGCGTGGTGAAGCGCTGACGCAGGGCCGGAAGGACGAGGGTCGAGGCAGTGTTGCAGGCGATGACCACGAGGTCCGGCCTGTGCGTCGCGACCAGACGCTCCATCACGGCGAGGACGCGGGCGACGAGGGTGGCCTCGCCGAGGCGGCCATACGGGAAGGCCGCATCGTCACCGACATAGACGTAGCGGGCATCCGGACGGGCGCGGCGCACAGCCTCGAGGACGGTGAGTCCGCCGAGGCCGGAATCGAACACCAGGATGGTCGGCTCGGCTGCGACATGCAGCGCGGCGGCGGAGTGGGTGGCCCCGGCCATCAGATCGATCCGCATGAGAACCCCGGACTCCACGAACAGCGGCCCAAAATCTCGACGGCGAGGGTTAAGGCGGCCTCACTGCGGCGAGAGAAAGACGCGCCATCCCCAACAGTTCCGGTTAACCGACGCGGCGCCGGCGCGAAGATGACGGCGGACGGGTCGGGGGAGCGGCTGACCCGACGGAGGTTGTCGAAGCTCGAGCAGGACATATCTTCTGCGCACCAACCCTGGGCAGGGAAATGCTTCCGGGCTGGGGCCGAAAACAGGGATGAATCTCATGGCAGCGACGGCCGCACTGCGCCCGGAGGAAGGGTGCGAGCAGGAGGCGCCAGCCTTCCCGCCCCCCGCGGTGTCGGCCCGCCCGATCGACCGGACTGCCTGGATCGCCGCCTTCCGACAGGTGCGCGGCGAGACCGAGCGCCGCGCTGCACCGCTTTCCGCGGAGGACCAGCAGGTCCAGTCCATGGCAGATGCGAGCCCGACCAAGTGGCACCGGGCGCATGTGACGTGGTTCTTCGAGCAATTCCTGCTCCGCGAGCATCTGCCAGGCTACGCGATCTACGACGAGCGGCTGCACTACCTGTTCAACTCGTACTATGTGGCCGCCGGCCCGCGGCAACCGCGCATCCAGCGGGGCCTGATCACGCGCCCGACCATGGCGGAGGTCACCGCCTACCGCGCGCATGTGGACCGGGCGGTGGAGACCCTGCTCGGTCAGGCGTCCGACGGGGCGCTGGAGGCGGTGCTGCCGATCCTGGAAATCGGGCTCTACCACGAGCAGCAGCACCAGGAACTTCTCCTCACCGATATCCTGCACGCCTTCGCGCAGAACCCGCTGAATCCCGCCTACGATTCCGCGTGGCGTTTCCCGGCACTGGAGGCTCTCTCCGGCCAGCGTCGCCTCGACCGGGCCATCGCGTGGATCGGGCACGACGGGGAGGGCTTCTCGTTCGACAACGAGTCGCCCCGCCACGAGGCTCTCATCCCGGCCGGACGGATCGACCGGGCGCTGGTGACCAACCGGCAGTGGCTCGCCTTCATGGAGGACGGCGGCTATGCCAAGGCCGAGTTGTGGCTGTCCGACGG
The sequence above is drawn from the Methylobacterium mesophilicum SR1.6/6 genome and encodes:
- a CDS encoding MFS transporter — protein: MDGSLEQATMRRVAWRLIPFICLLYFIAFIDRVNIGFAALTMNKDLGFSSTVFGFGAGIFFFGYFLFEVPSNIILDKVGARLWIARVMITWGFLSGAFAFIAGETSFYVLRFLLGAAEAGFFPGIILYLSYWFPARYRAAVVSLFMAAAPISVLLGSPLSSLLLEMEGLLGLHGWQWMFLVEAVPAVILGVVVLFYLTDRPEKATWLAADQRAWLVAEMEAERARKQTSARHSLLSGLSDPRVLALALIYFGTSAGLYTLGIWAPQIIKGLGLSTMAVGLLNAVPPSVAVVAMVLWARHSDRTGERTWHVVIACLAAAVGLILAGGAASVLAVVAALSLVNVGISAAKPPLWAMPTMFLSGSAAAVGIATINAIGNLGGFVGPWVIGWIRDRTGSFSGGLMFVAGLLVLSAILTLVVARAGRRAEPAGAVAR
- a CDS encoding GntR family transcriptional regulator produces the protein MARAQPSKGQDGQAGADEGQRPASLVDAAYAAMRAAIRDASFTPGYQASEQEIALRLGMSRTPVHEAAIRLQEDGLVRVLPRKGILILALAPDDMREIYDVVIAMDGRAAELVAALPDDARHAAAQVLDGHTDAMADAHASGDLLGWGQADGAFHAALIEQARNGRMSRIVQAINDQSHRARMLTLNLRRGLDASIAEHRRIAGAVRAGDAAEALDAARQHRIRARNELLPLLSSYGLKHL
- a CDS encoding response regulator — translated: MHEGTTIAVVEDDPDIRTLLAGYLEGEGFRVVALDGGASLDRLLASGTLPDLIVLDWMLPGEDGLSICRRLRDANGPPVVMLTAKDEDIDRVLGLEMGADDYVSKPFNPRVLLARIRAVLRRANGGGSAAEPGPETLSVADLVINLAARTVTTGAPATEVPLTSAEYDLLHCFVTRPQRVLSRDQLLDWTRGRTADAFDRTIDVQVSRLRHRLDAAGSSAAGLLKTVRNAGYILAAAVKPGSP
- a CDS encoding sensor histidine kinase; the protein is MSRVGLLGRIMLLLLGALSLLVLATVGVDSWQRGQEISPYKTPFPRVDQAAGIISLLSEADPAQRPAILKAVSGEALAVDIVDTPPDETTLIREPRLEARLRRLTSEPASQVSAFTRPDMLRHGVNAADVARADVTRPQGGLALASARLPDGRTVVITTIRSHRSLMPWLLGQPLSLWVAALGVAVAGLVLVGARHELAPLRRLTDAVSRFDGHVPERVSAPRGAPEIRRLARAVQHMQERIAGLMAERSLLIGAISHDLKTYLTRLRLRAEGVGEAVVRDRIVSDLDAMTDLIETSLGFARGTAVQATRSAVDLADLVAVEVAEHAAQGANIRMTGEEVRDATVAGDAVALRRVVANLIGNAVKFGRTSVAVAVQRVGAVCQIVVEDDGPGIPEAERSAVFSPYYRVERSRNRQTGGTGLGLAISRQIAEAHGGSVVAEAGARGGARLVLTLPSLA
- a CDS encoding GCG_CRPN prefix-to-repeats domain-containing protein — protein: MLKIFAPAALLAALAVPASALPQVQYAVSDGPGDAQIIQVYGGCGPYAHRGPYGGCRPGGQWGGYVRGVSCPAGFHIGPYGRRCWPN
- a CDS encoding GCG_CRPN prefix-to-repeats domain-containing protein, coding for MIRTLALPVALAAGVLMAGTSAEARDGCGPGFHRNFYGWCRPNGFYRPYVFVPAYRRFGYRWHYGYRHGWHRGFAWHRGYRWGGFRHVGWHGGWHRGWHGGWHRRW
- a CDS encoding inorganic phosphate transporter — encoded protein: MTFLVILIALALVFDFLNGLHDAANSIATIVSTRVLAPRYAVFWAAFFNFVAFLVFGLHVAGTVGSGIIDVGAVDDRVILGALGGAISWNLITWYAGIPSSSSHALIGGLLGAGIAKAGVGVIVWHGVIATSAAIVLSPALGFALGLLLMLAVSWIFVRSTPYAVDRLFRGMQFVSASLYSLGHGGNDAQKTMGIIAALLYAHGESGSFHVPLWVVLSCQTAMALGTLLGGWRIVHTMGSKITRLSPMQGFCAETGGAVTLFAATALGIPVSTTHTITGAIVGVGAARRVSAVRWNVAQSIVVAWVITMPAAGLVAALTYAVSGLVLP
- a CDS encoding DUF47 domain-containing protein codes for the protein MLAWFRALMPKEDRFFDLFERHAATLVDGAAALRTLLDGTQDVPAACAVIAAREDEADAITRDALLAVRRTFITPFDRGDIQALVGSLDDAIDQMLKTAKAVQLFEVTAFEPAMREMGAVIQEAAQVTAEALPKLRSLGENAAALNTLTERVIELEGRADDLHNAGLKTLFKASGRDPMAFLVGSELYDHLEKVMDRFEDVANQISSIVVEHV
- a CDS encoding cache domain-containing protein codes for the protein MTLKASMLAAVLVLAMSPISPALACGDGEAPTSCDDPSPNGLASWMLGRVERALKADKAQALRDFTDGARGFRTADTYVFCVGPDGVMSAHPNPILRGHDVRDLHDRTGNYFIRTMMGSAVPGQISVIRYLFPKPGSTVEEPKTTYYTKAGGQTCGVGVYDADVVAPAAATADARVAQLRKRLDGEIPDSARADWTAFLEALNAQGDEKATAIAQARRDLKAAASALDQAAVK
- the murI gene encoding glutamate racemase, producing the protein MRIDLMAGATHSAAALHVAAEPTILVFDSGLGGLTVLEAVRRARPDARYVYVGDDAAFPYGRLGEATLVARVLAVMERLVATHRPDLVVIACNTASTLVLPALRQRFTTPFVGVVPPIKPAAAATRSRVVSLLATPGTVARSYTQDLIATYAGACTVTRVGSQNLAGYAEAELAGAPVDDAALAAEIAPCFVTEPDGRRTDVVCLACTHYPLLLPRLEALAPWPVTWIDPAPAIARRVVQLIGPLPREAGRHGSALGAFTAGSCLNAPLRAALAARGIGEVGVEAIPLPLQ
- the egtB gene encoding ergothioneine biosynthesis protein EgtB, which produces MAATAALRPEEGCEQEAPAFPPPAVSARPIDRTAWIAAFRQVRGETERRAAPLSAEDQQVQSMADASPTKWHRAHVTWFFEQFLLREHLPGYAIYDERLHYLFNSYYVAAGPRQPRIQRGLITRPTMAEVTAYRAHVDRAVETLLGQASDGALEAVLPILEIGLYHEQQHQELLLTDILHAFAQNPLNPAYDSAWRFPALEALSGQRRLDRAIAWIGHDGEGFSFDNESPRHEALIPAGRIDRALVTNRQWLAFMEDGGYAKAELWLSDGWYAGPGEGWEAPGYWRRSDGGWATMTLGGLRPVDLDAPVTHVSYYEADAFARWSGRFLPTEFEWEVAARDGQLPDAFGLVWQWTRSAYLPYPGYRPLPGALGEYNGKFMANQFVLRGSSVATPAGHARLPYRNFFYPHQRWQFTGLRLADAA